The DNA segment CTCTGCCATTGCTTGCACTTGCTTGGTTAGGCTGAGGAACGCCTCGGGTGACATGGCCAAGGGTCTTGTGGTAAGTCCGGGGGGTGACAACCCTGAGTCGTTGAACAGGCACCAATAGCGATCCGACAtcgaggccgggatccccccGTCTCTGAGGACGGGGAGGATTGATCTCCGGGCTCGACAGAGGGGAGACCGGTCTATGGTTCTCCCTCGAGGAGAGCTCCTGCAAGATGCTcctgcgacatggccctccttctagtgccaaaatgttggtgaacaCACGTACCGTGGCtagtgagtcagcacggcttggtccacggatcgatgtcgggagtcttctatctgctgagctggatgccgaggtcgaccGGGCCCTCACGACAGGGTGTTGATTAGCGTTCCTCGGTCCGGGTGTTGGTTGATGGCTCGCCGTGGGGATGTCGGTCGACGACTTCGGAGGTTGGGATGCTCGTGGGTCATGGATGGTtgctttcctgcaaaaatgacCTTCGTCAGGTGATTCTCGACTTTGgctcctccgacgagcaagtcagtggagtgttTAATTATTTTTTGCCCCTGTATGTTGGCCCGAGGTCTTTATGCTGTTGTACAAAGGTCGGTCGTACACGGATTGACATGGTGGACATATCAAATAATGCCTCGGTATGGATTTTGACTTGAGGGTATTCCCCTTGCTAGCGTGGTGGACATAAAAACAGTGCCTCGGTATGGATTCTGACTTGACGTGTGGGGGCAGCGCCATCCTGGGATTACCGGGACGAGACGTGTCGAACAGTGCCTTAGTACAGTACGAGGGTCGGTCATATGCTGATTGACGTGATGGACATACCAAACAACACCTCGGTATGGATTCTGATTTTGCGTCGGTGTCTTTAGACCCAAAATATACTTTATCGCTGAGCATTCCTTTTCTCCCTGCAGTATCTTTCAGGTTGTCTTGTTCCATAAGCCTCCATAAAGCTTGCTTCTTATAGTGATGCAGTTCTAAGCTCAGAAGTTGATGTGTTCTCCAGTTAAATGCCATGATCTGTCCCTCTTTCTGTCGAGAATAATGAACTTTAGCCGGCTGGAACTTTAACCAAGATTCATGTCAATCCATTCCCAGTAAATTAATCCTTGCCGAAATCTGTACGAATCGATCTTTTCTGGTAGCAGAAAGCGATCAGTATGAAACTGTTTTTGTGTGTGGTTGACATGACAAATGCTTTTGAAGTCTCTCATGGCTCCACCACAAGAATAAGGCAAAGGCAAAGTCTCCATGAGGTGTGACCACCTCTCTCCCACCTGGCAAGCTTTATCCGGATGAACCTCCACTGTCCTGCTCCATTCCTCGTTCTAGAATTCAAAGCATTCGCTCAGATACACACTTCACTTTCTGCAGGTCAGTTCTCTGGTTTGAATAGTCATCCCATCATGTGTTTTTTATGTGGATTGTTGCGGTCTCCGGTCTTCGCCACCGGCCATTATTTAACACGACTCATCGATGCCAGTCAAAGCCTATCAATTCTGGACAGAGAGCACCCACATATTGTATGGTTATGCAGAGCTGATGTTGGAAACCACGGATTAACGATGGTCCAGCTTCTCCTCGCAGCATCATTCCTCCTGCCACCCCCGGTGGTCACAGCCCCTACCCTGCAGGGACGTGAGAAGAAATGTGAACAGTTCCATGAGTGGGCACCGATCGATGCTGAACTCCACCCCCCCTGCTTCCTCGGTCTTCTCTTCGCGTTCATACTTGGCGATTGTTCTGCAGACGTCAAACACATCTAATAACCATGATGTCATGTCTCTGCGCGTAAGACAGGAGGAGGATCTGAGGTGGATCGACTGCGAGTTCGACGCTCAACATGCATTACACATGACAGATTCTGGTAAACGATGTGTGGATGAAGTTGGATGCGTGCTGGTTTCTTCCTGTCATAATAAACAAGATTGCTCTGTCGATTGATATCTACTGCGGATGTAATGGTTCTTCGAGGCGAAAATTCTGCAGATGCTCTGTTACGAAACTGTCGTGTTCGACCATTTCACAAACATGTTGTGGGCTCTGCAGGGGGCGCATCAGGTTATGTTGACTTCCATTGACTCAAGttgtttatgctcttcccccccaCGTGAGGCACGGCGAACACATGAAAGTCCGCGCTCTGATGCGGTGCTGCATCGGACTGAGGGTGTAGCCAAATCATTCGGCTTCTTTGATTTGGGAAGGCACCGCAGGCGAGAGAGCGCCAGTTCGTCTCATCTGGATTGCTGCATGCAGTACGTAACGCACGATCCGGCCGTCTCAGTTTTCAACGCGGTATTCCTTCATATTTTGCACGCGATGCGCGGAGGGATTACggattctttttgtttttgtggCTTGTGGAGTCCCAGTCTACTCCGGACATTTCGTCGAACACTTGTCGAGTTTTAACATGGATGAAGATTAAGCATGGAGTTCTCGGTAGAGTCCTGACCTCAGTTTCGGAATCGAACCCCTATCTTTTAAGAACCAAAACCGACTGATTCGCATGGGGCTGATTTCGATCTCaatttcatttttatatttaattttaaattaaaaataatttaaaacaataaaaatcataattttatttatttatttttatctaatgtcACTTTCAAAAGTGGATATATCTTCTTAATACATGTAACGATCtaatgattaaaaaattaatataattatcaatCGTTATTAATTCAAGATGTCTCGATCATTCCATTCGAACAAGAATTTGTTATCTTTATTTTAGTTTAATCGTTGATCgaaagaaataaatttatttttcatttttttttatattttttaattattaaaaaaaaaatcaaatatcccTTCGTACGGCTGATGAGAGGCTCCGAGCGGGTCCCGGTCGGCTGGACGAGTGGGACCCGCGGTCTTGTGAGAGCAAACTCGAACCTTCTCGTGGCTCCTTCCCTTGGCTTGGCATCGAGTTCGTCTGCCGCGTGGGATCGACGCACCGTCGAAGCGGAAGGCGAGGAGCGATGTGCTTGGTGTTCGTGTGCGACGAGGAGGAGCGGGTGTTGGGGACCCACCAGGCGCCGGGGAGCTGCCCCTTCTGCGGCGGCGTGGTCATGGCCACGGACGTGGAGAGCGCCTGGCGGTTCTGCTTCCTCCCCCTCTACTTCCACACCAAGAGGCGGTTCTACTGCACCCTCTGCACGCGCCGCTTGGTCGCTTACCCTTAGGCGCACTCCCATCGTCTCCACTTCTTTGTTCTCTGTATCTACCCTTCTGATCCG comes from the Musa acuminata AAA Group cultivar baxijiao chromosome BXJ1-10, Cavendish_Baxijiao_AAA, whole genome shotgun sequence genome and includes:
- the LOC103969046 gene encoding uncharacterized protein LOC103969046, coding for MCLVFVCDEEERVLGTHQAPGSCPFCGGVVMATDVESAWRFCFLPLYFHTKRRFYCTLCTRRLVAYP